Proteins encoded together in one Penicillium digitatum chromosome 1, complete sequence window:
- a CDS encoding Cyanovirin-N family protein, which produces MGFHESSKGINIKDKHILTAYCQRPSGEPRYSELDLNEFLGANKGKLAWGSHNFSKSSRDVDFKLEGPNNEPMLCAQLNDGEGNFQESKVNLGHCIKNVDGHLSYMECF; this is translated from the exons ATGGGCTTCCACGAGTCATCCAagggcatcaacatcaaggaTAAGCACATCCTCACTGCTTACTGCCAACGACCCTCCGGGGAACCTCGATATTCAGAACTAGATCTGAACGAATTCCTTGGGGCAAACAAGG GGAAATTGGCCTGGGGTTCCCACAACTTCTCGAAAAGTTCCCGCGATGTTGACTTCAAGCTAGAAGGTCCCAACAACGAGCCCATGCTGTGCGCGCAACTCAATGATGGCGAAGGGAATTTTCAAGAAAGCAAGGTGAACCTGGGCCATTGTATCAAAAACGTGGATGGTCATCTGAGTTACATGGAATGTTTCTAA